A stretch of the Papaver somniferum cultivar HN1 chromosome 6, ASM357369v1, whole genome shotgun sequence genome encodes the following:
- the LOC113287564 gene encoding 60S ribosomal protein L10-like, with product MGRRPARCYRQIKNKPYPKSRYCRGVPDPKIRIYDVGMKKKGVDEFPFCVHLVSWEKENVSSEALEAARIACNKYMTKHAGKDAFHLRVRVHPFHVLRINKMLSCAGADRLQTGMRGAFGKPLGTCARVSIGQVLLSVRCKDGHGKSAQEALRRAKFKFPGRQKIIVSRKWGFTKFSRTDYVQWKAENRIMADGVNAKLLGCHGRLSNRKPGRAFLTAVV from the exons ATGGGGCGAA GACCTGCGAGATGTTATCGTCAGATTAAGAACAAGCCATACCCAAAATCACGATATTGTCGTGGTGTTCCTGATCCTAAGATTAGGATCTATGATGTTGGTATGAAGAAGAAGGGAGTAGATGAGTTCCCTTTCTGTGTCCATTTGGTGAGTTGGGAGAAGGAAAATGTCTCAAGTGAGGCTCTTGAGGCTGCACGTATTGCATGCAACAAATACATGACCAAGCATGCTGGAAAAGATGCCTTCCATTTGAGAGTTAGGGTTCACCCGTTCCATGTTCTCCGAATTAACAAGATGCTTTCTTGTGCTGGTGCTGATAGACTCCAGACTGGTATGAGGGGTGCTTTTGGAAAGCCGCTTGGTACTTGTGCACGTGTGAGCATTGGTCAGGTCCTCCTGTCTGTTCGCTGCAAGGATGGCCACGGTAAAAGTGCACAAGAGGCCCTTCGTCGTGCCAAGTTCAAGTTCCCTGGTCGTCAAAAGATCATTGTCAGCAGGAAGTG GGGATTCACCAAGTTCAGCCGCACTGACTATGTGCAATGGAAGGCAGAGAATAGAATTATGGCTGATGGTGTCAACGCAAAG CTTCTTGGATGCCATGGACGTTTGTCAAATCGCAAACCTGGAAGAGCTTTTTTGACAGCAGTAGTTTAA